The following coding sequences are from one Primulina eburnea isolate SZY01 chromosome 15, ASM2296580v1, whole genome shotgun sequence window:
- the LOC140815070 gene encoding uncharacterized protein yields MNRTAMQNGGGGGIRAEEVISKLKDDGDFDRLRVKIIRKFKENEELRGNIISLVRESAALNSPGTENMKPRQLSDAIHREIGDKLMTQVSDGLWNIIRSSDGMKTEITETVQSVYEKILNPRRDDNVETSSSMNSGPIRSDIKNNLDTKISAGEIDGSLLDREPNEPPGFSLNDLHRSNEMNNIDQHNKIGLHPSSRKRKGMKEGRYKNLQSDDLEEPNNPPGFSSFLGHSTSAGATDEDPEVPPGFG; encoded by the exons ATGAATCGAACAGCAATGCAGAATGGAGGCGGAGGCGGCATAAGGGCTGAAGAAGTGATTTCGAAGCTGAAGGACGATGGGGATTTCGATCGTCTTCGTGTCAAGATCATCCGTAAATTCAAGGAAAAC GAGGAGTTGCGAGGAAATATCATATCCCTTGTGAGGGAGTCGGCTGCGCTTAACAGTCCAGGTACAGAAAATATGAAACCGCGGCAGCTCTCAGATGCTATACATAGAGAAATCGG GGACAAACTCATGACCCAAGTTTCAGACGGTCTCTGGAATATAATTAGATCTTCGGATGGCATGAAAACTGAAATAACAGAAACTGTACAGTCAGTATATGAGAAAATATTAAACCCGCGAAGAGATGACAATGTCGAGACATCTTCTAGCATGAATTCTGGTCCAATCAGGAGTGATATTAAGAATAATCTGGATACTAAAATTTCTGCTGGTGAGATTGATGGCTCTCTGTTGGATAGAGAGCCTAACGAACCACCAGGATTTAGTTTGAATGATCTGCACCGAAGTAATGAGATGAACAATATCGATCAACATAACAAAATTGGTTTGCATCCCTCTTCTCGTAAAAGGAAAGGAATGAAGGAAGGTAGGTACAAAAATTTGCAATCGGACGATTTGGAAGAGCCGAACAATCCCCCAGGATTTTCATCTTTCCTTGGGCATAGCACTTCAGCAGGTGCTACTGATGAAGATCCTGAGGTGCCTCCAGGATTCGGTTGA
- the LOC140813689 gene encoding subtilisin-like protease, protein MGFFAFFLTLVFTFNLHALSIGAQESNFETYIVHVELPFDLQPSLSSSLIDIQGWYHSFLPTTTKNSSSNQEPHIIYSYHNVFRGFAVRLSPEQVKAMEKMPGFVSARPQKTIPLHTTHSPNFLGLNQNMGFWNDSNYGRGVIIGVLDSGINPDHPSFNDEGMPPPPAKWRGRCEFNTSVCNNKLIGARFFTIGDGTPYDENGHGTHTASTAAGNFVRGANVFGNANGTAAGIAPLAHIAIYKVCQRRCSESDVLAAMDAAIDDGVDVLSLSLGAPARNFFDDNVAVGAFSAMERGIFVSCSAGNRGPSLGTIENGAPWVLTVGASTIDRKIRATAVLGNNEQLDGESNYQPASFGSTFLPLIYPGIVSTDPNATFCFPQSLMNVDVQGKVVLCDDGGGLGRIAKGRAVKNAGGAAMILVNQQPQRYSIPSESHVLPATHLSYEDGLRVKAYLNSATTPVATISFKGTIIGDTSAPTVASFSARGPNMASPGILKPDIIGPGANILAAWHVSVENNTNTKSNFNIISGTSMSCPHLSGIAALLKNAHPDWSPAAIKSAIMTSADRVNLNRTLIQDQTLRPANVLATGSGHVNILKATDPGLVYDLSPADYLPYLCGLGYTNQQVGYIANRAVTCSLISSIPEAELNHPSFSVFLGTALLGGTTQTYTRTVTNVGDANSVYTVETVGLPGAVVNVEPNVLRFSASNQKLTYQVRFDRSPEAASNTIVQGFLTWTSAIHSVRSPIVVSFL, encoded by the coding sequence ATGGGTTTTTTCGCATTTTTTCTTACATTGGTATTCACATTCAATCTTCATGCATTAAGTATAGGAGCTCAAGAAAGTAATTTTGAGACATATATTGTTCATGTTGAGTTGCCTTTCGACCTGCAGCCGAGTTTGAGTAGTTCCTTGATTGATATTCAAGGATGGTACCATTCGTTTTTGCCGACGACGACGAAGAATTCGAGCTCGAACCAGGAACCCCACATCATATATTCTTACCACAATGTTTTCAGAGGATTTGCAGTAAGATTGTCTCCGGAACAGGTGAAAGCGATGGAGAAGATGCCTGGATTCGTGTCGGCCCGGCCCCAGAAAACTATCCCTCTCCACACAACACACTCTCCCAATTTCTTGGGGTTGAATCAGAACATGGGGTTTTGGAATGATTCCAATTATGGGAGAGGTGTGATCATTGGCGTGTTGGACTCAGGAATCAACCCTGATCATCCGTCGTTCAACGACGAAGGGATGCCGCCGCCGCCGGCTAAGTGGAGGGGGAGGTGCGAGTTTAATACTTCTGTGTGTAACAACAAGCTCATCGGAGCGAGATTTTTTACTATAGGTGATGGTACACCATATGATGAAAATGGGCATGGCACGCATACGGCAAGCACTGCCGCGGGGAATTTTGTGAGGGGTGCGAATGTTTTTGGAAATGCCAACGGTACGGCTGCTGGAATAGCTCCTCTTGCACATATTGCAATTTATAAGGTCTGTCAGAGAAGATGCTCGGAGAGTGATGTTCTTGCTGCAATGGATGCTGCTATAGATGATGGGGTAGATGTCCTATCCCTCTCTCTAGGCGCGCCGGCAAGAAACTTTTTTGACGATAACGTTGCTGTTGGGGCGTTTAGCGCCATGGAAAGGGGGATATTTGTGAGCTGCTCTGCAGGAAACAGAGGCCCTTCTCTTGGGACTATTGAAAATGGTGCTCCTTGGGTTCTTACGGTTGGAGCCAGCACGATCGATCGAAAAATCAGGGCGACTGCAGTGCTTGGAAACAACGAACAGCTAGATGGGGAATCCAACTATCAACCGGCAAGCTTTGGCTCAACATTCTTGCCTCTTATTTATCCTGGAATTGTTTCGACAGATCCAAATGCTACATTTTGCTTTCCCCAATCGTTGATGAATGTTGATGTCCAAGGGAAAGTCGTGTTATGTGACGATGGAGGCGGGCTCGGAAGAATTGCTAAAGGAAGGGCCGTGAAAAACGCCGGCGGGGCGGCCATGATTCTAGTCAACCAGCAGCCGCAACGCTACTCCATCCCTTCCGAATCGCACGTTCTCCCCGCAACACATCTCAGTTATGAGGACGGGCTCAGAGTAAAAGCCTACTTAAACTCAGCAACCACACCAGTCGCCACAATTTCCTTCAAGGGTACGATAATCGGGGACACCAGCGCTCCCACGGTGGCATCATTCTCCGCCAGAGGTCCAAATATGGCCAGCCCGGGGATCCTGAAACCAGATATCATTGGCCCAGGTGCCAACATCCTCGCCGCCTGGCACGTATCAGTCGAAAACAACACCAACACGAAATCGAATTTCAACATAATCTCTGGAACCTCGATGTCCTGTCCTCACCTCAGTGGCATCGCAGCATTGCTGAAAAACGCGCATCCCGATTGGTCTCCAGCCGCGATCAAATCCGCCATCATGACCTCCGCCGATCGAGTGAATCTCAACAGAACCTTAATCCAGGACCAAACTCTCCGCCCCGCCAATGTTTTAGCCACCGGTTCCGGTCACGTAAACATACTGAAGGCCACCGATCCAGGCCTCGTTTACGACCTGAGCCCAGCAGATTACCTACCATACTTATGCGGATTAGGGTACACAAATCAACAAGTTGGTTACATTGCGAATCGGGCAGTAACGTGCTCACTGATTTCAAGCATCCCAGAAGCAGAATTGAATCATCCATCATTTTCTGTGTTTCTTGGGACCGCACTTCTCGGAGGAACTACTCAAACATACACCCGAACAGTTACCAACGTGGGCGATGCGAATTCAGTTTATACAGTTGAAACAGTTGGATTGCCGGGTGCTGTTGTGAATGTTGAGCCCAATGTTCTTCGATTTTCGGCATCGAATCAGAAATTGACTTATCAAGTGAGATTTGACAGATCCCCGGAGGCTGCGAGTAATACAATTGTCCAAGGATTTCTTACATGGACTTCTGCTATCCATTCTGTTAGAAGTCCCATTGTTGTTTCTTTCCTTTGA